The following are encoded together in the Borrelia sp. A-FGy1 genome:
- the bdr gene encoding Bdr family repetitive protein: MSNLAREAKPRYEYVKQVFLDKDFPEDVIDYVLLRSSNYVYENLESSISKLEKEMNKTRDEFRSGIGKLDEKVEKVRSELKGDIGKLDERIGKLGEKVEKVRSELSAEIKTVRSELSAEIKGVRSEFKGDIGKLDE, encoded by the coding sequence ATGAGTAATCTTGCACGTGAGGCTAAACCCAGATATGAGTATGTAAAGCAGGTATTTCTTGATAAGGATTTCCCAGAAGATGTAATTGATTACGTGCTACTACGTAGTTCAAATTATGTATATGAAAACCTAGAAAGTAGCATTAGTAAGCTAGAAAAGGAAATGAATAAGACTAGAGATGAATTTAGGAGTGGAATAGGGAAACTAGATGAAAAAGTAGAAAAAGTAAGAAGTGAGCTTAAGGGTGATATAGGGAAGCTAGATGAAAGAATAGGCAAGTTAGGTGAGAAAGTAGAAAAAGTAAGAAGTGAGCTTTCTGCAGAAATAAAGACAGTAAGAAGTGAGCTTTCTGCAGAGATAAAGGGAGTAAGAAGTGAGTTTAAGGGTGATATAGGCAAGTTAGATGAAA